Proteins co-encoded in one Oncorhynchus masou masou isolate Uvic2021 chromosome 22, UVic_Omas_1.1, whole genome shotgun sequence genomic window:
- the LOC135509631 gene encoding LOW QUALITY PROTEIN: aggrecan core protein-like (The sequence of the model RefSeq protein was modified relative to this genomic sequence to represent the inferred CDS: inserted 1 base in 1 codon): MISLLLLCVSLPFVTSTISFEDPSDLNSTLSVSIPMDVPLRPLMGTKVVVPCYFHDNPINNPGTPTVDPLSHRIKWTYITKGKATLILVASEGKVHVETEYLDRVTMANYPLVPTDITMEITELRSKDSGTYRCEVMHGIEENHDSVDIQVQGIVFHYRAISTRYTLNFERAKAACIQNSATIATPAQLQAAFDDGFHQCDAGWLSDQTVRYPIHEPREGCFGDKDEFPGVRTYGVREVNETYDVYCFAQKMSGRVFYSMSVEKFSFYQAMDQCAKLGAKLATTGQLHLAWKAGMDVCNAGWLADRSVRYPINIARPQCGGGLLGVRTVYLFPNQTGYPYPDSRYDAICYQEEDGEVKTTPFPEVATITAGPMVYLGRTTAPEAEAQGEVLTQAPLDTTSMELPLPILPSVNDTYAKVXVVGEEIISRVTAKPNVASEFPRDNDTAMSPTGVVFHYRAGSSRYALSFVEAQLACQSVGAVIASSQQLQAAYEAGLHHCDAGWLRDQSVRYPILSPRDKCSGNLEHLPGVRSYGLRPATERYDVYCYVDRLKGELFYTSDYDSFSYEEAVAHCQKLNTTLATTGQLYAAWRQGFDKCRPGWLQDRSIRYPIHNPRPHCGGGKAGVHTIYAFPNQTGHPDQHSRYDAYCFRAEPTIIHTETRLNVTVVVEEEIINMTTRTDQLTPVSPIVPPVSVDVSGSGFTEHSTSGSGSGTPGSGDTSGGASGEGSGSGFQVTFEGSGHILSGQGSSSGGLQEAVEGSTTVTYTGSGNSGSGVGVGEFSGGLPSGVLPQSGSGSGVSGDLSGSGDSVIIMVDGEMVDISKQQPTGQEFRQGGVDVSGSSGVSGSGGFFSGDVTSTSGSGLPDISFEHSGLIDLTENPSGEQEVSGYQPFASGFPSGFPSGYPSGFHSGSGFPSSGDGSHSGHEVFLTEDGMMEVTTRRRPEQGRGYVEVSGDGSSQHEGSTSASGLSLGESTVAEGVVLTPGSTMTYPEHITYLGNMGRGDDLDLVEEGQELEGHEQIGQEQEGSMETINVTAPSAFFSSPTTATAVSMVTPVVVEEPAVVDATRDLCEPNQCGTGTCSVQDGIALCQCPHGFTGEDCSTSLQGCAEGWVEFMGSCYMHFLERDTWPDAEQRCQELNSHLVSITSQQEQEFVNSNAQDYQWIGLNDKDVQNKFRWTDGSPLEFENWRPNQPDNYFNSGEDCVVMIWHENGQWNDVPCNYHLPFTCKSEPVVCHSPPEVDNARPMGSRRDRYPVNSIVLYQCDAGFTRRHPPVARCLPDGRWEEPQVECIGPGATPSNRLHKRSIRRRSKATNSRSWWELL, from the exons ATGATCTCCTTGCTcctactgtgtgtgtctctgccctTCGTCACCTCAACAATATCATTTGAAGACCCTAGCG ATCTCAACAGTACCTTGAGTGTCAGCATCCCCATGGACGTGCCACTGCGCCCTCTGATGGGCACGAAGGTGGTGGTGCCCTGCTACTTCCACGACAACCCAATCAACAACCCGGGCACGCCCACTGTCGACCCCCTGTCCCACCGCATCAAGTGGACATACATCACCAAGGGCAAGGCCACCCTCATCCTGGTGGCGTCGGAGGGCAAAGTTCACGTGGAGACGGAGTATCTAGACCGGGTCACCATGGCCAACTACCCGCTGGTGCCCACCGACATCACCATGGAGATCACGGAGCTACGCTCCAAGGACTCAGGCACCTATCGCTGTGAGGTCATGCACGGCATTGAGGAAAACCATGACTCGGTGGACATCCAGGTTCAAG gtatTGTGTTCCACTACCGAGCCATCTCTACACGCTACACTCTGAACTTTGAGAGAGCCAAGGCTGCCTGTATCCAGAACAGTGCCACAATCGCCACCCCAGCCCAGCTACAGGCTGCCTTTGACGATGGCTTCCACCAATGTGACGCTGGTTGGCTATCTGACCAAACAGTCAG GTACCCTATCCATGAGCCTCGTGAGGGTTGCTTTGGAGACAAGGATGAGTTCCCAGGCGTGCGAACCTACGGCGTGAGAGAGGTCAACGAGACCTATGACGTGTACTGCTTCGCACAGAAGATGTCAG GCAGAGTGTTCTACTCCATGTCCGTGGAGAAGTTCTCCTTTTACCAGGCAATGGACCAGTGTGCCAAACTAGGGGCCAAGCTGGCCACTACAGGGCAGCTGCACCTGGCCTGGAAGGCTGGCATGGACGTGTGCAACGCGGGCTGGCTGGCAGATAGAAGCGTCCGCTACCCTATCAACATTGCCAGGCCGCAGTGCGGTGGAGGACTACTTGGAGTGAGGACTGTGTACCTGTTCCCTAACCAGACAGGCTACCCCTACCCAGACTCCCGCTACGACGCTATCTGCTACCAAG AAGAAGACGGTGAAGTCAAGACGACCCCATTCCCAGAGGTGGCCACCATCACAGCTGGCCCCATGGTTTACCTGGGGCGTACCACTGCCCCAGAGGCTGAGGCACAAGGAGAGGTTCTGACCCAAGCCCCTCTGGACACCACCAGCATGGAACTGCCCTTACCCATCCTCCCCAGTGTGAATGACACATATGCCAAGG AGGTCGTGGGGGAAGAGATCATCAGCAGGGTGACAGCTAAACCTAATGTGGCCTCCGAGTTCCCTCGTGACAATGACACTGCCATGTCTCCTACAG GTGTAGTGTTCCACTACCGTGCTGGCTCCAGTCGCTATGCCCTGTCCTTCGTGGAGGCCCAGTTGGCCTGTCAGAGTGTGGGTGCGGTCATTGCCAGCTCTCAGCAGCTCCAGGCAGCCTATGAGGCAGGGCTCCACCACTGTGATGCAGGCTGGCTCAGGGACCAGAGCGTCAG GTACCCCATCCTGTCACCCAGAGATAAGTGCTCAGGGAACCTGGAGCATCTCCCAGGCGTGAGGTCCTACGGCCTGAGACCCGCTACCGAGCGATACGATGTCTACTGCTATGTGGACCGCCTCAAGG GGGAGCTGTTCTACACCAGCGACTATGACAGCTTCTCCTATGAGGAGGCGGTGGCCCACTGTCAGAAGCTCAACACCACGCTAGCCACCACAGGGCAGCTCTATGCCGCTTGGAGACAGGGCTTTGACAAGTGCCGTCCAGGCTGGCTGCAGGACCGGAGCATCCGCTACCCCATCCACAACCCCAGGCCCCACTGTGGAGGAGGCAAGGCTGGGGTACACACCATCTACGCCTTCCCCAACCAGACGGGACACCCTGACCAGCACTCCAGATACGACGCATACTGCTTCAGAG CTGAACCTACGATTATTCACACTGAAACCAGACTCAACGTTACTGTAGTTGTCGAGGAGGAAATTATCAACATGACAACCAGAACGGACCAATTGACTCCTG TGAGCCCCATTGTACCACCTGTATCTGTGGATGTGTCCGGTTCAGGCTTTACTGAGCATTCTACCAGTGGTAGTGGCAGTGGAACCCCTGGTAGCGGAGATACATCTGGTGGGGCCAGTGGCGAGGGCTCCGGGTCTGGCTTCCAAGTCACATTCGAGGGCAGTGGGCACATCTTGTCAGGACAGGGCTCTAGCTCTGGAGGTCTACAGGAGGCAGTAGAGGGGAGCACCACTGTCACTTACACCGGGTCTGGGAATAGTGGCTCCGGGGTGGGTGTGGGAGAGTTCAGCGGTGGGCTACCGTCTGGTGTCCTTCCCCAATCCGGCAGTGGCAGTGGGGTATCTGGGGACCTGAGCGGTAGTGGGGACTCTGTCATCATCATGGTGGACGGAGAGATGGTGGACATCTCCAAGCAGCAGCCCACCGGACAGGAGTTTAGACAAGGAGGTGTGGATGTCAGTGGCTCCAGTGGAGTGTCCGGATCGGGTGGCTTCTTCAGCGGGGATGTGACCAGCACTTCTGGCTCCGGACTTCCCGACATATCTTTCGAGCATTCAGGTCTCATTGACCTGACCGAGAATCCCTCGGGAGAGCAGGAGGTCTCTGGCTACCAGCCCTTCGCCTCCGGTTTTCCAAGCGGTTTCCCCTCCGGTTATCCTTCTGGTTTTCACAGCGGCTCTGGATTCCCATCCAGTGGTGACGGATCCCACTCAGGCCATGAGGTCTTCCTGACAGAAGACGGGATGATGGAGGTGACAACACGGCGGCGTCCGGAGCAGGGTCGGGGCTACGTAGAGGTCAGTGGAGACGGCAGTAGCCAGCATGAAGGGAGCACCTCAGCCAGTGGGCTCTCCCTGGGGGAGTCAACGGTCGCAGAAGGCGTGGTGCTGACCCCTGGGTCTACCATGACTTACCCAGAGCATATCACCTATCTGGGAAACATGGGAAGAGGGGATGACCTGGACCTGGTGGAGGAAGGCCAGGAGCTGGAGGGCCATGAGCAGATAGGGCAGGAGCAAGAAGGGTCCATGGAGACAATCAATGTCACGGCACCATCTGCATTCTTCTCTAGCCCAACAACAGCAACCGCCGTCTCAATGGTGACCCCTGTTGTGGTGGAGGAGCCTGCTGTAGTTGACG CTACTCGTGACCTTTGTGAGCCTAATCAGTGTGGCACAGGCACCTGTTCTGTGCAGGATGGCATTGCTTTGTGCCAATGCCCACATGGATTCACTGGAGAGGACTGCAGCACAT CACTGCAGGGCTGTGCCGAAGGCTGGGTGGAGTTCATGGGGAGCTGCTACATGCACTttctagagagagacacctggccCGACGCCGAGCAGCGCTGCCAAGAGCTCAACTCCCACCTGGTCAGCATCACCTCCCAACAGGAGCAGGAGTTTGTCAACT CTAACGCTCAGGACTATCAGTGGATTGGACTCAATGACAAGGACGTGCAGAATAAGTTCCGCTGGACAGATGGGAGTCCATTG GAATTTGAGAACTGGAGGCCCAACCAGCCGGATAACTACTTTAACTCTGGAGAGGACTGTGTAGTGATGATCTGGCATGAGAACGGCCAGTGGAACGATGTTCCCTGCAACTACCACCTGCCCTTCACCTGCAAGAGTGAACCTG TCGTGTGCCACTCCCCTCCTGAGGTGGACAATGCCAGGCCGATGGGCAGCAGAAGAGACCGCTACCCCGTCAACTCTATCGTCCTCTACCAGTGTGATGCAGGCTTCACACGGCGCCACCCGCCTGTTGCACGCTGTCTTCCCGACGGGCGGTGGGAGGAGCCACAAGTGGAGTGTATAGGAC ctggTGCCACCCCCAGCAACCGACTACATAAGAGGTCCATCAGGAGACGGTCTAAAGCAACCAACAGTCGGTCATGGTGGGAGCTTCTCTAA